From Polycladomyces subterraneus:
CACGATTGAAACCGTGGGATTCCAGGCAACTTTTTCTGTAAATCGCAGTGAGAGGAACAAAGTGAAAGGGCCGGCTACATTGCCGGCCCTTTCACTCAAGGGGGTCAAACTTGTATCCAATTGAAAAAACGAGTATTGCAAGGGGGGCTTGCGTTAAATTACAGAGCGCTGTTTGAAACTCAATCACGTTCGCCGATGTCACATTTATATTATATACTCTTTTCCGATAAAGTGGAATGGTCTTTTCAAAAAAATTGTTTCGAGATTTTTAAGTTCCACGAAAGCATCAGTGGTGAAAGCGATTTCTCGCTGTTGGAGACTGGGTTTTCATACAAAAAAGGATTTCATCTCATTCAATAGTTTTATCATGTAATCATACTTTTGTATTAGCATACTTTGATCCCTATTCACTCCCGTTTGGATACTCGTGGGAAAAAAACTTCATATTTGAACCCCCTAATGTTGCGTGTTGTGGACGGTACGCATTCGGTTGATGCTAGGGGAATTGAATTTCGANNTAACTGAGGGGATACGAGGAGGAAACCGATATGAGCGAAAAAGAAATGTTGAACGCCATATTGGAGGCCGTGCAGAAACTGGACGCACGATTTGATTGGATGGAACGGAATTTTGAAAAACGGTTCGATGAGATAGACGCCAAACTTGCGGACATAAACTCAAACTTTAAACGCTTGGAATAAGAAACACACTTTGCTCTCAAGAAAACCCTTGAAAACAGGGAAATACGGGCTTTGACTAACATACGAAATAACTGTCGGCCGGGTTTCTTCCATCCATCACAATATGAAGATGTNNNNNNNNNNNNNNNNNNNNNNNNNNNNNNNNNNNNNNNNNNAGCCGTAAAACGACTATAGAGATACTACTACTTTTTCTGTTATTCGTTGGGATGATCGCAACCCCGTTAATCTATGCTTTCACTCCGTTACTGAGCTTTGCCGATTATAAGCTACCATCTTGGATGGGATGGGCTGGAGTGGTGGTCTTAGTTATCGCCCTCTGGCTATTCTGGCGCTCTCACATTGATCTGGGACAAAACTGGTCTCCTACTCTTGAATTGCGGAAAGGACATCAATTGATTACCAGTGGAGTATACAAATATATCAGGCACCCCATGTATGCATCCATGGGGTTGTGGGGAGTTGCCCAAGTTTTGTTATTGCATAACTGGATAGCAGGATGGTCCTCTTTGTTGTTGTTCAGCCTGCTTTATTTCTTGCGTGTGCCGCGCGAAGAGCAAATGATGCTCAATCAGTTTGGAGAAAATATCAATCTCTCGTACGGGTAGAATTATACCACGCCGTTTTTGGAAGTAATGGGGCTTTTCCTTAGAGTGGAAAAACAGGGTTGTTTTCTGATTCCGGTTGCTTAGCGTAGCCCATCGCCATCAAGTTAAGAGATGAGAATATATAACTGACTAATTCTATTTGAATCGAAAGATTCACTGTGAGAGTATTCTATTTTCTTAGCTTAATAGTGATGGGGTAATGACACGTTATCCTGAATCTGGAGGCAAAATGGTGTTTAAATCCATTGATCAATTGGTTGGAGGACACAAAATTGACGCTTAATACGAAATTAGTCATAGAGGGGGTGTATTTATATAAAAAAGGGCCGATCCGGAATACGATCGGCCTTTTCTTCGCTGGTTGCATAAACGTGCTAGACGCTTACGAGAGTTTTGACCAACAGAAAAACCAGCCATTCATTGGCCGGTTTCTTCGTGATCTCATACAGGCATATCTATGGCATCAAAAATCCTCTAGTTGATATAATTAAATGGGCAAATGTGGACGGGCTATGGTCAGGCAAGACAACCAGAAACAAAAGGCACATTTGCTGTGTATTCATAATGCTTGGGACAACAAGTCCACCCGAAAGGATAATTGACAATCTACGCTCAGAATTGAAACAGTTGGAGCAACAA
This genomic window contains:
- a CDS encoding protein-S-isoprenylcysteine O-methyltransferase, coding for SRKTTIEILLLFLLFVGMIATPLIYAFTPLLSFADYKLPSWMGWAGVVVLVIALWLFWRSHIDLGQNWSPTLELRKGHQLITSGVYKYIRHPMYASMGLWGVAQVLLLHNWIAGWSSLLLFSLLYFLRVPREEQMMLNQFGENINLSYG